A window from Candidatus Bathyarchaeota archaeon encodes these proteins:
- a CDS encoding MBL fold metallo-hydrolase — protein sequence MKADVTKRGAILLGKYVACDAFEKTRPLRVVTHAHADHMTGLQKSLKNCDTVVMTPATKDLIDIMKGPYLLLRGNVKAIEYDKPLTYNDEQLTLHKVDHILGAAQVLVEDAEETRILYTSDFRITNTPVIQSDILVIEATYGSPWHTRNFEDEVKQMLMSIVEKGLKQGPVYVFGYHGKLQEVMQILHEARIKAPFIMPERILRISKIHQKHGARICRPLFQTKHPLQSTLQEQERYVAFYHMSWRKKVGLEGFRVCVSGWEFDRPCRQTGEKEYVVALSDHSDFKGLLEYVRQSKPKLVITDNYRGRNAETLAKQIEKQLRIEAKPLPS from the coding sequence TTGAAAGCAGACGTAACAAAGAGAGGTGCAATCCTTTTAGGAAAGTATGTTGCCTGCGACGCCTTTGAAAAAACAAGGCCCTTAAGAGTTGTTACACACGCCCATGCCGACCACATGACCGGGTTGCAAAAAAGCCTAAAGAACTGCGACACTGTGGTGATGACGCCGGCAACTAAAGACTTAATCGACATTATGAAAGGACCATACTTGCTTTTAAGAGGAAATGTGAAAGCAATCGAATACGACAAGCCTTTAACTTACAACGATGAACAGTTAACGCTTCACAAAGTTGACCACATTCTTGGAGCAGCACAAGTGCTAGTGGAAGACGCTGAGGAAACACGTATTCTCTACACAAGCGACTTTCGAATCACAAACACTCCTGTCATCCAGTCAGACATCCTAGTAATAGAGGCCACATATGGCAGTCCATGGCACACAAGAAACTTCGAAGACGAAGTGAAACAAATGTTAATGTCCATTGTTGAGAAAGGATTGAAACAAGGCCCCGTCTATGTTTTCGGTTATCATGGAAAACTTCAAGAAGTAATGCAGATACTACACGAAGCAAGAATTAAAGCGCCATTCATAATGCCTGAAAGGATTCTTCGAATCTCGAAAATCCATCAGAAGCATGGAGCGAGAATTTGTAGACCTTTATTCCAAACTAAACATCCACTACAATCTACTCTCCAAGAACAAGAGCGTTATGTTGCTTTTTACCATATGAGTTGGCGCAAGAAAGTCGGTTTAGAGGGCTTTAGAGTGTGTGTGAGCGGGTGGGAGTTTGACAGGCCTTGTAGACAAACGGGTGAAAAGGAGTATGTAGTAGCCTTAAGCGATCACTCCGACTTCAAAGGCTTGCTAGAATACGTGAGGCAAAGCAAGCCAAAGCTGGTCATAACTGATAACTACCGAGGGCGAAACGCAGAGACGCTTGCAAAACAAATAGAAAAGCAACTAAGAATCGAAGCAAAACCTCTTCCATCATAA
- a CDS encoding cell division protein SepF — protein sequence MSSLEKTVRSHNRKSETSKESGASENQIPKIYLKAMPLRNLSDLDTIKREVKSGNIIIVKVSPLANKSIKDIKKAVNELCEFVKTVDGDIARLGEERIVITPSGVRIWREKPVAPQEQVSTAA from the coding sequence TTGTCAAGCTTAGAAAAGACCGTTCGAAGTCATAACAGAAAATCAGAAACCTCTAAAGAAAGCGGCGCTTCTGAAAATCAAATTCCCAAAATCTACTTGAAGGCGATGCCTCTCAGAAACCTTTCCGACTTGGACACAATAAAACGCGAAGTCAAATCAGGCAACATTATTATAGTCAAAGTAAGCCCTCTGGCAAACAAAAGCATCAAAGACATCAAAAAAGCTGTAAATGAGTTATGCGAATTTGTTAAAACAGTAGACGGCGACATCGCTCGATTAGGAGAAGAACGAATAGTCATCACTCCCTCTGGCGTACGAATTTGGCGAGAAAAACCCGTTGCACCTCAAGAACAAGTCTCTACCGCAGCCTAA
- a CDS encoding beta-CASP ribonuclease aCPSF1, which produces MTTAGKSKVEISQAVLQHIPEKAEVTRIEFEGPALAVYTKRPEILIEQSSIIADIVSLIRKRIVVRADPSVRLPEKDTIRIIGKAVPKEAEITNINFDPSLGEVIIDAKKPGLVIGKNGAVLQEIVKETRWRPKILRSSPIASKIISHMRHYLHSETKERERILRNIGERIFRPMIHEVGDVRISALGGFREVGRSAIFLQTRESQVLLDCGINPGSTNPLNAFPRLDVPRFDIDTLDAVIISHAHLDHCGFLPFLFKYGYDGPVYCSAPTSNLMTLLQLDYLDVASKQGSTAPYNQKDVRKCVLHTLPLRYGAVTDISPDIRLTLHNAGHILGSSVTHLHIGEGLHNLVYTGDYKYGRTTLLEAAATEFPRVETIITESTYGAPQDVMPSRIAAEEKLSSIINETLERGGKVIIPVPAVGRAQEIMLIIDGYMKRGLMKEAPVFIEGMISEATAIHTAYPEYLAREVRNSILHEGINPFQSDYFTIVEHPSAREEIVEGEPSIVMATAGMLEGGPVIDYFKRLASNKLNTVIFVSYQIEGTLGRRVQKGLTETPIVNNEGRVEVIKARLQVESIEGFSGHSDRRQIINYIHRVTPRPEKVIVCHGEKTKCLGVSNFLRRRFKIDAVAPETLETLRLR; this is translated from the coding sequence GTGACAACCGCTGGCAAGAGCAAAGTCGAGATAAGCCAAGCAGTCTTACAACATATACCTGAAAAGGCAGAAGTTACTAGGATAGAATTTGAAGGCCCAGCATTAGCGGTCTACACAAAAAGACCCGAAATTCTGATTGAGCAGAGTTCCATTATTGCAGACATAGTTAGCTTAATTCGCAAGAGGATAGTTGTGAGAGCCGATCCTTCTGTGAGATTACCTGAAAAAGACACAATAAGGATTATAGGAAAAGCGGTTCCTAAAGAAGCTGAAATTACAAACATAAACTTTGACCCAAGCCTTGGCGAAGTCATAATCGATGCGAAGAAGCCAGGTCTGGTCATAGGAAAGAACGGGGCGGTATTGCAGGAGATTGTAAAGGAAACAAGATGGCGCCCTAAAATCTTGAGGAGTTCTCCTATTGCATCAAAAATCATTAGTCACATGCGTCACTATCTCCACTCAGAAACCAAAGAACGTGAGAGGATACTGCGCAATATAGGTGAAAGAATTTTTCGACCCATGATCCATGAAGTAGGTGACGTAAGAATTTCAGCTTTAGGTGGATTTCGAGAGGTTGGTCGTTCAGCGATTTTCCTACAAACAAGAGAAAGCCAAGTGCTTTTAGATTGTGGCATTAACCCTGGCTCAACCAACCCTCTCAATGCTTTCCCACGGCTCGACGTACCCCGATTTGACATAGATACCCTCGACGCTGTAATCATAAGCCATGCACACCTTGACCACTGTGGTTTTCTCCCCTTTCTATTCAAATACGGCTATGACGGCCCAGTTTACTGTTCTGCCCCCACATCAAATCTCATGACTTTGCTTCAATTAGACTATTTAGATGTCGCAAGTAAACAAGGTTCTACAGCCCCTTATAATCAGAAAGATGTCCGTAAATGTGTTCTTCACACTTTGCCGTTGCGTTATGGCGCCGTAACTGACATATCGCCTGATATTCGTTTGACTTTACATAACGCTGGACATATTCTAGGCTCTTCAGTAACTCATTTACATATTGGAGAAGGATTGCATAATCTTGTTTATACGGGAGATTATAAATACGGAAGAACAACTCTTCTCGAAGCGGCAGCCACAGAGTTTCCTAGAGTAGAGACAATAATAACTGAGAGTACATATGGGGCTCCTCAAGATGTTATGCCTTCAAGAATTGCTGCCGAAGAAAAGCTTTCGTCAATAATAAATGAAACATTAGAACGCGGCGGAAAAGTTATAATTCCGGTGCCTGCAGTTGGTCGAGCTCAGGAAATTATGTTGATTATTGACGGTTATATGAAAAGAGGATTAATGAAAGAGGCTCCAGTGTTTATTGAAGGAATGATTTCAGAAGCCACTGCAATTCACACAGCCTATCCGGAATATTTAGCTAGGGAGGTTCGAAACAGCATTTTACATGAGGGAATAAACCCGTTTCAATCTGACTACTTTACTATAGTGGAGCATCCAAGCGCTCGAGAAGAAATAGTGGAAGGAGAACCAAGTATTGTTATGGCAACTGCAGGCATGCTTGAGGGCGGACCTGTGATTGATTATTTCAAGCGATTAGCCTCTAACAAACTTAACACAGTGATATTCGTCAGTTATCAAATTGAAGGTACTTTGGGGCGTCGAGTGCAAAAGGGATTGACCGAAACTCCTATCGTGAACAATGAGGGCAGAGTCGAAGTTATAAAAGCAAGACTTCAGGTTGAGTCAATTGAAGGCTTTTCAGGGCATTCAGACAGGAGGCAGATTATTAATTACATTCATCGCGTCACGCCAAGGCCTGAGAAGGTAATAGTTTGTCACGGTGAAAAGACAAAGTGTCTAGGCGTCTCGAACTTTCTTAGAAGAAGATTTAAAATTGATGCGGTGGCGCCTGAAACTTTAGAAACTCTTAGGCTGCGGTAG
- the psmB gene encoding archaeal proteasome endopeptidase complex subunit beta: MRETSNQLVLKGTTTVGVVCSDGVILSSDTRVTMGTFIAHKKGKKIYKIDDHIAITISGSVADAQQVVDILTANARLYKMNIGRPIPIKAASRLVANILFSSRYAPLIAQILIGGVDDTGSHVFSLDPLGSLTEEKCVATGSGSPVAYGVLEDKYREGVSTKKLLPIVVHAVKAAMKRNTASGDSFDVSLIDKEGYRELDDGEKNDIAETVSETRRKA; this comes from the coding sequence GTGCGTGAAACATCAAATCAGTTAGTCCTTAAAGGTACTACCACCGTAGGTGTCGTCTGTAGTGATGGCGTAATTCTGTCCTCAGACACCCGCGTAACAATGGGCACTTTTATAGCCCACAAAAAAGGAAAGAAAATATACAAAATCGACGACCACATTGCTATAACAATATCAGGAAGCGTCGCAGATGCACAACAAGTTGTTGATATACTTACAGCAAATGCACGACTGTACAAAATGAATATTGGAAGACCAATTCCAATAAAAGCCGCTTCTAGACTAGTCGCAAATATTCTATTCTCATCTCGCTATGCCCCATTGATTGCTCAAATTCTCATCGGAGGAGTCGACGATACAGGTTCTCACGTGTTTTCGCTTGATCCTCTAGGCAGCTTAACAGAGGAAAAATGTGTTGCTACAGGTTCAGGTTCTCCAGTAGCTTATGGTGTTCTTGAGGATAAATATCGAGAAGGAGTTTCTACAAAGAAGCTGCTACCAATCGTTGTTCATGCCGTGAAAGCAGCTATGAAAAGGAACACGGCAAGTGGCGACAGCTTTGATGTAAGCTTAATTGATAAAGAAGGCTACCGCGAACTAGATGATGGAGAGAAAAACGACATAGCGGAGACGGTGTCTGAGACGAGGAGAAAAGCGTGA
- a CDS encoding NAD(P)-dependent glycerol-1-phosphate dehydrogenase, translated as MKLHQMQLPREVVVGNDTLGLVVPICKKLGFSKSAFVVTGVITYKVAGHRVIDLLEDSGINVGHLLVSSSTMKDVDVVRAKIEETKPQVALGVGGGTKIDVAKLSAAQQGIPFISVPTNASHDGIASSLASIKGSEKPYSIMAQAPMAIIADTNLIVQASHRYTASGCGDVIAKFSAVRDWHLAHRVKNEYYGEYAASLALMSAKLVAKNAESIKPRNEEGLRVLLEALISCGVAMSIAGSSRPSSGSEHLFSHALDLIAPKPAMHGEQAGVGTIMMACLHELNWRRIKSKLEKVGAPTTAEELEVEPQDVIESLVKARTVRSERYTILNEKKLTYKSAKALAKKTRVI; from the coding sequence ATGAAGCTTCATCAGATGCAGCTTCCACGAGAAGTCGTAGTTGGAAATGATACTTTAGGGCTTGTTGTGCCAATTTGTAAAAAGCTTGGATTTTCAAAGTCTGCTTTTGTAGTGACAGGTGTTATAACATACAAGGTTGCAGGACATAGGGTTATCGACTTACTTGAGGATTCTGGAATCAATGTAGGTCATTTACTTGTGTCCTCTTCTACCATGAAGGACGTGGATGTTGTCAGAGCGAAAATAGAGGAAACAAAGCCTCAAGTGGCTCTCGGAGTTGGAGGTGGCACAAAAATCGATGTTGCGAAGCTTAGCGCTGCACAGCAAGGCATTCCCTTTATAAGTGTACCCACTAACGCGTCGCATGATGGTATTGCGAGTTCTCTAGCATCAATCAAGGGATCAGAGAAGCCTTATTCTATTATGGCACAGGCTCCTATGGCTATAATTGCTGACACAAACTTGATTGTTCAAGCTTCTCACCGTTACACAGCCAGCGGATGTGGTGACGTTATTGCCAAATTCTCCGCGGTCCGCGACTGGCATCTTGCACACAGAGTAAAAAATGAATATTACGGTGAATACGCTGCAAGCTTGGCGCTGATGAGCGCAAAACTCGTTGCAAAAAACGCTGAATCAATTAAGCCAAGGAATGAGGAAGGGCTAAGGGTTCTTTTGGAAGCGCTCATAAGCTGTGGCGTTGCTATGAGTATAGCGGGCAGTAGCAGACCTAGCAGCGGTTCAGAACATCTGTTCAGCCACGCTTTAGACCTAATTGCACCCAAGCCTGCAATGCATGGGGAACAGGCAGGCGTTGGCACTATAATGATGGCTTGCTTGCACGAATTGAATTGGCGCCGCATTAAATCGAAGTTAGAAAAGGTTGGAGCGCCGACAACTGCTGAAGAACTTGAAGTTGAACCTCAGGATGTTATAGAATCTTTGGTGAAAGCAAGAACCGTTAGGTCAGAGCGGTATACTATTTTGAACGAAAAAAAGTTGACTTATAAATCGGCTAAGGCGCTTGCGAAGAAAACTAGGGTAATATAA
- a CDS encoding peptidylprolyl isomerase, translating to MPFKKGDFLLIEYTAKVKETGEAFDTTQEDVAKKERLYKEGEIYEPNLVVVGEGWVLKALDDSLSSLQLKKPETIEIPPDKAFGPRDPEKLKMVPLRRLRDKGITPKLGMRVEYEKKLATIRTVGAGRVTLDFNPPLAGKTLVYEVTAKKKLRTRKEKISALIHRRIPVVNITKFKLGIEKTDVVIRVPEEAFYIEGLQLAKRGVATDIQRFFLTITKVEFVETFKSLKATEPQKETLTKKKQTKKAKKPRKK from the coding sequence ATGCCATTCAAAAAAGGAGACTTTCTACTAATCGAATACACAGCCAAAGTAAAAGAAACAGGAGAAGCATTCGACACTACTCAGGAAGATGTGGCGAAAAAAGAACGACTATACAAGGAAGGAGAAATCTACGAGCCAAACCTCGTAGTCGTCGGCGAAGGATGGGTACTTAAAGCATTAGATGACAGCCTCTCATCCCTACAACTAAAAAAGCCAGAAACAATCGAAATTCCACCGGACAAAGCATTCGGCCCCCGAGACCCAGAAAAACTAAAGATGGTCCCGCTAAGAAGGCTCAGAGACAAAGGCATAACACCTAAACTCGGAATGCGCGTTGAATATGAAAAGAAACTAGCCACGATAAGAACGGTTGGAGCAGGCAGAGTAACACTAGACTTCAATCCACCCCTCGCAGGCAAAACCCTAGTCTACGAAGTAACAGCGAAGAAAAAACTTAGAACACGCAAAGAAAAAATATCCGCATTAATCCACCGAAGAATACCTGTAGTTAATATTACAAAGTTCAAGCTAGGCATCGAAAAAACTGATGTAGTAATACGAGTTCCAGAAGAGGCATTTTACATAGAAGGTCTCCAACTAGCAAAAAGAGGCGTAGCCACTGACATACAACGCTTCTTCCTAACTATCACAAAAGTAGAATTCGTTGAAACATTCAAAAGCCTCAAAGCAACAGAGCCACAAAAAGAAACGTTGACGAAGAAGAAGCAAACAAAAAAAGCAAAGAAACCACGAAAGAAATAG
- the thsB gene encoding thermosome subunit beta, which translates to MAYLTTQGGQPILILKEGTGRKRGREAQRNNIMAARIIGEVLRSTLGPRGMDKMLIDSLGDITITNDGAAILDEVDVEHPAAKMMVEVAKTQDDMVGDGTTTAVVLAGELLKHAEALLEQNIHPLIIVSGYRKASQKAVELLNKIGIPVDIKDRATLRKVALTSMGSKAVGSARETLADIAIDAVMQIAEKRGERWIADIDNIQITKKEGKSLFDSQLVKGIIIDKEVVHAGMPKTIKKAKIALLDCPLEVEKTEFNAEIRIKDPTQMQAFLDQETHMLQDMVKKIVASGANVMFCQKGIDDMAQHFLAKKGVLSARRVKQSDMEKLARATGGKIVTNLGDLKSKDLGTAGLAEERKVGDDKMIFVEKCKTPHSVAILIRAGLERMVDEAERAMNDALSVVSDVIENNKIVPGGGAIEAEIAKEIREYATKVGGREQLAIEAFADSVEIVPKTLAENAGLESIDILVGLRAAHEKRKGHLMGVNVFTGKIINMELSGVIEPVAVKEQAIKSATEATSMILRIDDVIAATKPKEGPGPGAGEMPEGGEY; encoded by the coding sequence ATGGCTTATTTGACCACTCAAGGCGGACAACCAATACTAATTCTTAAAGAAGGAACCGGCAGGAAACGTGGACGAGAGGCTCAGAGAAACAACATAATGGCAGCACGAATAATAGGTGAAGTACTCCGCTCTACACTAGGACCCCGCGGAATGGACAAAATGCTCATTGATTCGCTAGGCGACATAACGATAACAAACGACGGCGCAGCCATCCTCGACGAAGTAGATGTTGAACACCCTGCGGCAAAAATGATGGTAGAAGTAGCTAAAACCCAGGATGACATGGTTGGCGACGGAACAACAACAGCCGTAGTCCTAGCAGGCGAACTCCTCAAACATGCGGAAGCTCTCCTAGAGCAGAACATCCACCCACTTATAATTGTAAGCGGCTACCGCAAAGCCTCGCAAAAAGCAGTAGAACTCCTCAACAAAATAGGCATCCCAGTAGACATAAAAGACCGCGCAACACTCAGAAAAGTTGCGTTAACTAGTATGGGAAGCAAAGCAGTAGGCAGTGCAAGGGAAACATTAGCAGACATTGCCATCGACGCTGTGATGCAGATTGCCGAAAAACGCGGAGAAAGATGGATAGCTGACATAGACAACATCCAAATCACCAAAAAAGAAGGAAAAAGCCTCTTCGACAGCCAACTTGTAAAAGGCATCATAATCGACAAAGAAGTAGTCCACGCAGGAATGCCGAAAACCATAAAAAAGGCAAAAATTGCCCTACTTGATTGCCCCCTTGAAGTCGAAAAAACCGAGTTCAACGCCGAAATACGCATCAAAGACCCAACACAAATGCAAGCATTTCTAGACCAAGAAACGCACATGCTCCAAGACATGGTTAAGAAAATCGTCGCCTCAGGTGCGAATGTAATGTTCTGTCAGAAAGGCATAGACGACATGGCGCAACACTTCTTGGCTAAGAAAGGCGTCCTCTCCGCGAGAAGAGTAAAGCAGTCAGACATGGAAAAACTCGCCAGAGCAACCGGCGGAAAAATCGTCACAAACTTAGGAGACCTCAAGTCGAAAGATTTGGGAACTGCTGGTCTCGCAGAAGAACGCAAAGTCGGCGACGACAAAATGATATTCGTAGAGAAATGCAAAACACCCCACTCAGTAGCAATCCTGATCCGTGCAGGCTTGGAGCGCATGGTTGACGAAGCTGAACGTGCAATGAATGATGCCCTTTCAGTGGTCTCAGATGTCATCGAAAACAACAAAATAGTCCCCGGCGGCGGAGCAATCGAAGCAGAAATAGCAAAGGAAATCCGCGAATACGCCACAAAAGTCGGTGGAAGAGAACAACTAGCCATAGAAGCTTTCGCAGACTCTGTGGAAATTGTGCCAAAAACACTAGCAGAAAACGCAGGGTTGGAATCAATCGACATTCTCGTAGGTTTGAGAGCTGCCCACGAAAAACGGAAAGGGCATCTTATGGGAGTAAACGTTTTCACGGGCAAAATCATCAACATGGAGCTTAGCGGCGTAATAGAACCTGTGGCTGTGAAAGAACAGGCGATAAAATCTGCTACAGAAGCCACGTCTATGATACTACGCATAGACGACGTAATAGCTGCGACAAAACCAAAAGAAGGCCCAGGCCCAGGCGCAGGCGAAATGCCTGAAGGCGGAGAATACTAA
- a CDS encoding TIM barrel protein, giving the protein MPDRPRFGPAGIPFWFKELKASTSELPGLLKEQGLDTLEYGAVRWGQKPQIKQEEAEKLGKNAEKHDVWLTMHGSYYINLLSDKGTLEASKKRLIACATAAQWMKAHTMVFHPGYYSQKQSHKKDLQNCIKTLKEIAETMQSMNIKVNLGPETSGKLAQLGSLEEILTICENVEQTQPVIDWAHIHARGRGNLRAANDFEQVVEKIENRLGTTAAKNLHCHFSLIEYTFRGERRHHHLGTPGYGPKFELLAGVIVNLGLKPVIVSETSLPGEDAKKMRYIFFQKLKSASVLR; this is encoded by the coding sequence ATGCCTGACAGACCAAGATTTGGCCCTGCAGGAATTCCCTTCTGGTTTAAAGAATTAAAAGCATCAACTAGTGAATTGCCCGGTCTTCTGAAAGAACAAGGACTCGACACGCTCGAATACGGGGCGGTGCGATGGGGACAAAAACCCCAAATAAAGCAAGAAGAAGCAGAAAAGTTGGGAAAAAACGCTGAAAAACACGATGTTTGGCTGACAATGCATGGCTCCTACTACATAAATCTCCTCAGCGACAAAGGAACACTTGAAGCGAGCAAAAAACGCCTAATCGCCTGCGCCACCGCTGCCCAATGGATGAAAGCCCACACAATGGTGTTTCACCCAGGTTACTACAGCCAAAAACAATCCCACAAAAAAGATTTGCAAAACTGCATAAAGACACTCAAAGAAATCGCAGAAACCATGCAGTCAATGAACATAAAAGTTAACCTTGGACCCGAAACCTCAGGCAAACTTGCCCAACTTGGAAGCCTAGAGGAAATCTTAACCATATGCGAAAATGTAGAACAAACTCAGCCAGTCATCGACTGGGCACATATCCACGCGAGAGGAAGAGGCAACCTCAGAGCTGCTAATGACTTCGAACAGGTTGTAGAAAAAATAGAAAATCGCCTTGGAACCACAGCTGCCAAAAACCTTCACTGCCACTTCTCGCTAATCGAATACACTTTCCGTGGAGAAAGACGGCATCACCATTTAGGCACTCCCGGCTACGGCCCGAAATTCGAGTTATTAGCAGGGGTTATAGTTAATCTTGGCTTGAAACCAGTGATTGTTAGTGAAACTTCACTTCCTGGCGAAGACGCCAAAAAAATGCGTTACATATTCTTCCAAAAGTTGAAAAGCGCCAGTGTTCTACGATAA
- a CDS encoding molybdopterin molybdotransferase MoeA produces the protein MVRLKGFQELTPVNEALEKFFETLQPKRLNTVFIPVEKALGRVTAKEIIAQINLPPFNRSAVDGYALKAKDTVAASQFQPKTLRLVEKEVVEDGEAKEIWTGNILPKGAYAVVMLEHTKKMDGGIGVLVSLTPGANVSKKGEDVEKGEVVIAAGVKLTPYHLGLLVALGMEKIEVVRKPKAAILATGNELVALGDKLEPNQIVEVNSIILSGMCAELGVEAFSLGIAKDDENEIREKISEGLAKADMVITTGGTSVGVHDLVPKIIEQMKRHGVVVHGIAMRPSMPTALAVVHRKPVIILSGNPVAAVIGFEVFARALIQKLLGTRNGARVKLKAKLTRRVAGVLGRRVFLRVKVVEKDGEFLAGPIRVKGSGIITTMTKANGYVIIPEDREGLRKNEVIIVHLFDNVTGEKRENV, from the coding sequence TTGGTACGACTTAAGGGATTCCAAGAGCTTACACCCGTCAATGAAGCCTTGGAAAAATTCTTCGAAACACTTCAACCAAAACGATTAAACACAGTTTTCATTCCAGTAGAAAAAGCGCTGGGGCGAGTCACAGCCAAAGAAATCATTGCACAAATAAACTTGCCTCCTTTTAACCGTTCAGCAGTAGATGGATACGCCCTAAAAGCAAAAGACACTGTTGCAGCCTCACAATTTCAACCAAAGACTCTCCGCCTTGTCGAGAAGGAAGTTGTAGAAGACGGAGAGGCAAAGGAAATCTGGACAGGGAACATCCTTCCAAAAGGTGCATATGCGGTCGTGATGCTGGAACATACAAAAAAGATGGATGGTGGAATCGGAGTTCTCGTTTCTTTAACGCCTGGCGCCAATGTTTCCAAGAAAGGCGAAGATGTAGAGAAGGGTGAAGTTGTGATAGCGGCAGGAGTAAAACTGACTCCATATCATTTAGGCTTGTTGGTTGCGCTAGGGATGGAGAAGATTGAAGTTGTGAGAAAGCCGAAAGCTGCAATTTTGGCAACAGGCAACGAACTAGTCGCGCTAGGAGACAAGTTGGAGCCGAATCAAATTGTTGAAGTTAACAGCATAATATTGTCAGGTATGTGTGCTGAACTCGGGGTCGAGGCTTTTAGTCTCGGCATCGCAAAGGACGATGAAAATGAGATCAGAGAGAAGATTAGCGAGGGCTTAGCAAAGGCAGACATGGTGATTACAACTGGTGGAACAAGTGTTGGTGTCCATGATTTGGTGCCTAAAATAATTGAACAGATGAAGCGTCATGGCGTTGTCGTTCACGGGATAGCTATGCGTCCAAGCATGCCGACCGCGCTTGCTGTTGTGCACAGAAAACCAGTGATAATTTTGTCTGGAAATCCTGTGGCTGCAGTAATAGGGTTTGAAGTTTTCGCTCGTGCGCTTATTCAAAAACTACTGGGAACGAGGAATGGCGCGAGGGTGAAGTTGAAGGCTAAATTAACGCGGAGAGTTGCAGGAGTTTTGGGGCGGCGTGTCTTCCTTAGAGTGAAAGTTGTGGAAAAGGACGGAGAGTTTTTAGCTGGGCCGATTCGCGTTAAAGGTTCTGGCATCATCACAACAATGACGAAAGCAAACGGCTACGTAATCATCCCTGAAGATAGAGAAGGCTTGAGAAAAAACGAGGTAATCATTGTTCATCTTTTTGACAATGTGACGGGAGAAAAAAGAGAAAATGTTTAA